Within Bdellovibrionales bacterium, the genomic segment CTGCACCTACAACAGTTATCTTTTTTCTCTTATGCATCATGATTTCACTCCTCCACTCCCTCTCATAAAATGTTGTCAATTCGCAACAAAATCAAATGTTTAGATTCGATGTATAGCAAACCCAGGCTTTTGTACAACCAATCTATCTATATTAATGCCAATATACGGTTTGAAAAATACTTGCGACGATGATCTCAGTCCAGATTAATGCCTGGCACAAGCTACGAAGATAATCAAATTTGCCAGTCTCTTGTGGTTTTGCAAGAATGTAAGTGGATCACCAACAGTTTTATTTAACTGGAATTTGCAGCATAGTGTCAACTTTGATTGAGCTTAGAAATATCAGTGTGAGTTTCGATGGGCGCGAGCTCCTATCGAACATCAATCTCAGGATAGAAAAGGGGGAAATCTTTGTTCTTATAGGTCCAAGCGGCCAAGGAAAGTCAGTGCTTCTCAAGATAATTGCCGGAATTCTCGAGCCAAGCCTTGGACAAATTTTTATTGATGGAATTGATCTCTATCACTGTCCCTCCTCCAAAAAGACAGATCTCATGCGTCGCATGGGGATGTTATTTCAAAAAAATGCTCTATTTGATTCTCTCACTTGTTCGGAAAACATTGCTTTTTTTCTCCGGGAGACCACCGCTTGTGATGAACCAGAGATCCACCGTCGAATCGATTTTTTTCTAAACGAAGTCGGTATCCTTCATGCCCGAGATCTCCTGCCAGAGGAAATCAGCGGAGGAATGCAAAAGCGGCTTGGAATTGCGAGGGCTCTGGCCTTAGATCCAGAAATTATTTTCTACGATGACCCAACTGCTGGACTGGACCCAATTACAAGCCGCAAAATTGTCGATTTAATTATCAAACTGCAAAATGAGAAAAATTCGACCGTGATTGCAATTACCAACGATATGAATCGGGCCTATCAAATGGCCGACCGAATAGGTATGCTCATTGACGGGGGCTTGATCATCACTGGAACTGAATCAGAGACGAAGGCACACCAAAACCCAGCAGTCTATCAATTTATCCGCGGTAACTCCAGTGGTCCGCTGACGGTGTCTGGATGATTCGATTTGAAAATGTGATCAAATCATTTGGAGACCGAAGGGTTTTGGATTCCATCAGCTTTGAAGTCAAAGCGGGAGAAATTCTCTTTATTTTGGGAACCTCGGGCACAGGCAAATCAGTTTTACTCAAGAATATCGTTGGCCTGCTCAGACCTACATCTGGCAAAATTTTTGTGGATAATACAGAAGTCAGTCACCTCAGCGAAGAAGAGTATTTCGATATCCGAAGAAAATGCGGAATGGTCTTCCAACACCCGGCACTGTTTGACTCCTTAAGCGTTCATGACAATATCTGCTTTGGACTCCGACGACATTTTAAACTGTCAGAGGATCAAATTGACAAACGTGTGCAGGAAGTTCTTCGACTCGTCAATCTCCCAAAGATTTCGGAACAAATGCCCACCAGTTTAAGTTATGGAATGCAAAAGCGAGTCAGCCTGGCCCGGACGATCGCAATCGGACCGAAAATTCTCCTTTTTGACGAACCCACAACAGGACTTGATCCCGTCACCACCACAACTATCAATGAATTAATTCGTTCCCTCAGTCGAACTCTGAACACGACCTCTTTGGTCGTCAGCCACGACATGCGTTGCGCCCTCGCTATCGCCGATAAAATTATTGTTCTCGATAAGGGCAAAATCATTGCATGGGGAAGCCCCGCAGATTTGAAAAATTC encodes:
- a CDS encoding ABC transporter ATP-binding protein encodes the protein MIRFENVIKSFGDRRVLDSISFEVKAGEILFILGTSGTGKSVLLKNIVGLLRPTSGKIFVDNTEVSHLSEEEYFDIRRKCGMVFQHPALFDSLSVHDNICFGLRRHFKLSEDQIDKRVQEVLRLVNLPKISEQMPTSLSYGMQKRVSLARTIAIGPKILLFDEPTTGLDPVTTTTINELIRSLSRTLNTTSLVVSHDMRCALAIADKIIVLDKGKIIAWGSPADLKNSDHPLVVEFLQEALAIAFTDSSN
- a CDS encoding ATP-binding cassette domain-containing protein; its protein translation is MSTLIELRNISVSFDGRELLSNINLRIEKGEIFVLIGPSGQGKSVLLKIIAGILEPSLGQIFIDGIDLYHCPSSKKTDLMRRMGMLFQKNALFDSLTCSENIAFFLRETTACDEPEIHRRIDFFLNEVGILHARDLLPEEISGGMQKRLGIARALALDPEIIFYDDPTAGLDPITSRKIVDLIIKLQNEKNSTVIAITNDMNRAYQMADRIGMLIDGGLIITGTESETKAHQNPAVYQFIRGNSSGPLTVSG